The Streptomyces sp. NBC_00224 genome has a window encoding:
- a CDS encoding type 1 glutamine amidotransferase domain-containing protein → MAKILFVMTGADQWTLADGSKHPTGFWAEEAVAPYEAFTGAGHEIVVATPGGVVPPVDKGSLAAEVNGGQENADRIAKTLDSMDELRRPVKLAEVDLDAYDAVFYPGGHGPMEDLAVNADSGRLLTDALASGKPLGVVCHAPAALLAATGQDGSNAFAGYRLTGFSNAEETQAGLADKAKWLLQDRLVEFGADFQEGEPWAPHVVTDRNLVTGQNPASAGPLAAELLKRLAA, encoded by the coding sequence ATGGCAAAGATCCTTTTCGTGATGACCGGCGCCGACCAGTGGACGCTCGCCGACGGCAGCAAGCACCCGACCGGCTTCTGGGCGGAGGAGGCCGTCGCCCCGTACGAGGCGTTCACCGGCGCGGGCCACGAGATCGTGGTCGCCACGCCCGGCGGGGTCGTCCCGCCCGTCGACAAGGGCAGCCTCGCCGCCGAGGTCAACGGCGGCCAGGAGAACGCCGACCGCATCGCCAAGACGCTGGACTCGATGGACGAGCTCCGGCGCCCGGTGAAGCTGGCGGAGGTCGACCTCGACGCGTACGACGCGGTGTTCTACCCCGGCGGCCACGGCCCGATGGAGGACCTGGCGGTCAACGCCGACTCCGGCAGGCTGCTGACCGACGCGCTCGCCTCGGGCAAGCCGCTCGGCGTGGTGTGCCACGCCCCGGCCGCACTGCTCGCCGCGACCGGCCAGGACGGCTCCAACGCGTTCGCGGGCTACCGGCTGACCGGCTTCAGCAACGCCGAGGAGACCCAGGCGGGCCTCGCGGACAAGGCGAAGTGGCTGCTCCAGGACCGTCTGGTGGAGTTCGGCGCCGACTTCCAGGAGGGCGAGCCGTGGGCCCCGCACGTGGTCACCGACCGCAATCTGGTTACCGGGCAGAACCCGGCTTCCGCCGGTCCGCTGGCCGCCGAGCTCCTGAAGCGGCTGGCCGCCTGA
- a CDS encoding FUSC family protein, whose protein sequence is MLKRVFVAPDPGRLRLRSAARGVLGVALAVTVSDLATHSLPAAIAGGLAALLALFTVTDSSVRGQAVTTALLPVAGFPVLALAAVLHEFPWARDGAFVAVLGAGMYARRWGPRGHSLGTFAFMMFFAAQFLHAVPGQLPELYGAVALALLASSTVRFGLWCYERRLSPAAVAVVAPGGTGFARVTTRQAVQGMAGGAFALLVGQLVSHERWYWAVGAVWWIFVNTTSRGETLVRGFRRVLGTVIGIAIGLVIAVPLDGAGAPTAALVAVCVFGIFYTAAVSYTWMMLAVTVMAGLLYGLLGVLNPGLLALRVMETGVGALGAALAVLLVLPVTTHATTDAWIQRALHCVHACTSEAAARLAGSPTADPARYVAELELLLGRVRLSVAPLVHPFTPLRARKSRARQVIELLDQCAQEVRGLASVAADPDASHDARLAAACWRVEAAVKALTTPEAARSEIDAPVAAPHPSGGELALAHLHGLEQALKALAVPLRAPVAPA, encoded by the coding sequence GTGCTGAAGCGGGTGTTCGTCGCGCCGGATCCGGGGCGGCTGCGGTTGCGCAGCGCTGCGCGGGGTGTCCTGGGTGTCGCTCTGGCGGTGACGGTGTCGGATCTGGCGACGCATTCGCTGCCGGCGGCGATCGCCGGCGGGCTTGCCGCGCTTCTGGCTTTGTTCACGGTGACCGATTCGTCGGTGCGGGGGCAGGCGGTCACGACGGCCCTGTTGCCGGTGGCGGGTTTCCCGGTACTGGCTCTCGCGGCGGTGCTGCACGAATTCCCGTGGGCGCGGGATGGGGCCTTCGTGGCTGTCCTGGGCGCGGGAATGTATGCCCGCCGGTGGGGCCCGCGAGGCCACTCTCTGGGGACCTTCGCGTTCATGATGTTCTTCGCGGCCCAGTTCCTGCACGCGGTGCCGGGTCAGTTGCCGGAGCTTTATGGGGCGGTGGCCCTTGCCCTGCTGGCGTCCTCGACGGTGCGCTTTGGCCTGTGGTGTTACGAGAGGCGGCTGTCACCGGCCGCTGTGGCGGTGGTGGCGCCGGGCGGTACGGGTTTTGCCCGGGTGACCACGCGCCAGGCGGTCCAGGGAATGGCAGGCGGCGCCTTTGCTCTGCTGGTGGGGCAGCTGGTGTCGCACGAGCGCTGGTACTGGGCTGTGGGTGCGGTGTGGTGGATTTTCGTGAACACCACCTCGCGCGGCGAGACCCTGGTTCGCGGTTTCCGCAGGGTCCTGGGGACCGTGATCGGTATCGCCATCGGCCTGGTGATCGCTGTTCCGCTGGACGGAGCCGGCGCTCCGACCGCGGCGCTCGTCGCGGTCTGCGTGTTCGGCATCTTCTATACGGCCGCGGTGTCGTATACGTGGATGATGCTGGCGGTGACGGTGATGGCCGGCCTGTTGTACGGCCTGCTGGGAGTGCTGAATCCGGGACTGCTCGCTCTGCGGGTGATGGAGACGGGGGTGGGCGCGCTGGGAGCGGCGCTGGCTGTGCTGTTGGTGCTGCCGGTGACCACGCACGCCACCACCGACGCATGGATCCAGCGCGCCCTGCACTGCGTCCACGCCTGCACGTCTGAAGCCGCGGCCCGCCTGGCCGGCTCGCCGACTGCGGATCCGGCCCGGTATGTCGCTGAACTGGAGCTGCTGCTGGGGCGGGTGAGGCTCTCGGTGGCCCCGCTGGTGCACCCGTTCACCCCGCTGCGAGCCCGTAAATCACGGGCCCGTCAGGTGATCGAGCTGCTGGACCAGTGCGCGCAGGAGGTGCGGGGCCTGGCCTCGGTTGCGGCGGATCCGGATGCTTCCCACGACGCGCGGCTCGCCGCTGCCTGCTGGCGAGTGGAGGCAGCAGTGAAGGCACTGACCACGCCCGAAGCAGCACGAAGCGAGATCGACGCACCCGTTGCCGCACCGCATCCTTCCGGCGGCGAACTGGCTCTGGCTCATCTGCATGGCCTGGAGCAGGCGCTGAAAGCACTCGCCGTACCCTTGCGCGCCCCCGTCGCCCCCGCCTGA
- a CDS encoding APC family permease has product MRSEELGETLLPKRLALPIFASDPLSSVAYATQEILLVLTLGGLAYLHFTPWIAAAVVALMTVVVLSYRQVVHAYPSGGGSYEVVSTNLGPSAGLVVAASLLVDYVMTVAVSVASGVDNIISALPSLADHRVLLALCFVAILTATNLRGVRESGRAFAAPTYLFIGGVLIMVGTGLIRYLLGDAPVAESAAYGITPESGDQNLTGLALLMLVLRAFSSGCTALTGVEAISNGVPAFRKPKSKNAASTMASMGIIAVVMFVGVTTLAIVAKVHITEDSCRLTGIGGDCDSFTQKTVIAQLAESVFGGDNSIGFYFIQAATALVLILAANTAFNGFPLLSSILAQHRYLPRQLHNRGDRLAFSNGILALAIVAGALLWTYKADVTSLIHLYILGVFTSFTLSQLGMVRHWNRALRTEPDPAVRRRHQSARVVNALGACVTGLVLVIVLITKFTQGAWLAVLAAIVLWVMMRGIRRHYDHTAAELAVDDPRAELVPPSRVLAVVLVSTIHKPTLRALSYARAFRPHQLEALTVAVDKGETEDLQRRWQDLDVNVPLKILASPYREITKPVVEYVKSMRRESPRDVVAVFIPEYVVGHWWENLLHNQSALWLKSRLLFTPGVMVTSVPWQLTSAAHADHPAARAPGSVRRGEPAAGRGSDTPAGRV; this is encoded by the coding sequence ATGCGCAGCGAAGAACTGGGCGAGACCCTGCTGCCCAAGCGGCTCGCCCTGCCGATCTTCGCCTCCGACCCGCTCTCCTCCGTCGCCTACGCGACCCAGGAGATCCTCCTCGTCCTGACCCTGGGCGGCCTCGCGTACCTCCACTTCACTCCGTGGATCGCTGCCGCCGTGGTCGCCCTGATGACGGTCGTGGTGCTGTCGTATCGGCAGGTCGTGCACGCGTACCCCAGCGGCGGTGGCTCCTACGAGGTCGTCTCGACCAACCTCGGCCCGTCGGCGGGACTGGTCGTGGCCGCGTCCCTGCTGGTCGACTACGTGATGACGGTGGCCGTCTCGGTCGCCTCCGGTGTCGACAACATCATCTCGGCGCTGCCGTCGCTGGCCGACCACCGCGTGCTGCTGGCGCTCTGCTTCGTGGCGATCCTGACCGCGACGAACCTGCGCGGCGTACGCGAGTCCGGCCGCGCCTTCGCCGCACCCACCTACCTCTTCATCGGCGGCGTCCTGATCATGGTCGGCACCGGCCTGATCCGCTACCTCCTCGGCGACGCACCGGTGGCCGAATCGGCCGCGTACGGCATCACGCCGGAGTCCGGCGACCAGAACCTGACGGGTCTGGCCCTGCTGATGCTGGTGTTGCGCGCCTTCTCCAGCGGCTGTACCGCGCTGACGGGTGTGGAGGCGATCTCCAACGGCGTACCGGCGTTCCGCAAGCCCAAGTCGAAGAACGCGGCGAGCACCATGGCCTCCATGGGCATCATCGCGGTCGTGATGTTCGTCGGCGTGACGACGCTGGCGATCGTCGCGAAGGTCCACATCACCGAGGACTCCTGCCGGCTGACCGGCATCGGCGGCGACTGCGACAGCTTCACCCAAAAGACGGTCATCGCCCAGCTCGCCGAGTCGGTCTTCGGCGGCGACAACAGCATCGGCTTCTACTTCATCCAGGCGGCCACCGCCCTGGTGCTGATCCTGGCGGCGAACACCGCGTTCAACGGCTTCCCGCTGCTCTCCTCGATCCTGGCCCAGCACCGCTACCTGCCCCGCCAACTGCACAACCGCGGCGACCGGCTCGCATTCTCCAACGGCATCCTCGCCCTCGCGATCGTCGCCGGAGCGCTGCTGTGGACGTACAAGGCGGACGTCACCAGCCTCATCCACCTCTACATCCTGGGCGTGTTCACCTCCTTCACGCTCTCCCAGCTTGGCATGGTCCGGCATTGGAACCGCGCCCTGCGTACCGAGCCCGACCCGGCCGTGCGCCGCCGCCACCAGTCCGCACGCGTGGTCAACGCGCTAGGCGCGTGCGTCACCGGCCTGGTCCTGGTCATCGTCCTGATCACCAAGTTCACCCAGGGCGCCTGGCTCGCGGTGCTGGCCGCGATCGTCCTGTGGGTGATGATGCGCGGCATCCGCCGCCACTACGACCACACCGCCGCCGAGCTCGCGGTCGACGACCCGCGCGCCGAACTCGTCCCGCCCTCCCGAGTCCTGGCGGTGGTCCTCGTGTCGACCATCCACAAGCCGACCCTGCGGGCCCTGTCGTACGCGCGCGCCTTCAGACCGCACCAGCTCGAAGCCCTCACTGTCGCGGTCGACAAGGGCGAGACGGAGGACCTCCAGCGCCGCTGGCAGGACCTCGACGTCAACGTGCCCCTGAAGATCCTCGCCTCCCCCTACCGCGAGATCACCAAGCCGGTCGTCGAGTACGTGAAGTCGATGCGCCGCGAGAGCCCGCGCGACGTGGTCGCCGTGTTCATCCCCGAATACGTCGTGGGCCACTGGTGGGAGAACCTGCTGCACAACCAGTCCGCGCTCTGGCTCAAGAGCCGCCTCCTCTTCACCCCGGGCGTCATGGTCACCAGCGTCCCCTGGCAACTCACCTCCGCCGCCCACGCCGACCACCCCGCCGCCCGCGCCCCCGGCTCGGTCCGGCGCGGCGAGCCGGCGGCGGGGCGCGGAAGCGACACACCGGCCGGACGCGTCTGA
- a CDS encoding Lrp/AsnC family transcriptional regulator, with amino-acid sequence MAVDALDTRILRLLIERPRTSVREYARLLGVARGTLQARLDRLERDGVITGTGPFLSPAALGHPVLAFVHVEVTQGHLDEVGDALAAVPEIVEAFSITGGGDLLTRVVARDAGHLEDVIQRLIQLPGVVRTRTEVALRERVPHRLLPLVEAVGRAAGAQKEQESGTGAHSR; translated from the coding sequence ATGGCGGTGGACGCGCTCGACACCCGGATCCTGCGGCTCCTCATCGAGCGGCCGCGCACCAGCGTGCGGGAGTACGCACGACTGCTCGGCGTCGCGCGCGGCACGCTGCAGGCGCGGCTCGACCGCCTGGAGCGGGACGGGGTGATCACCGGGACGGGCCCGTTCCTCTCCCCCGCGGCCCTCGGCCACCCCGTCCTCGCGTTCGTCCACGTCGAGGTCACCCAGGGCCATCTCGACGAGGTGGGCGACGCGCTCGCGGCCGTTCCGGAGATCGTCGAGGCGTTCTCGATCACCGGCGGCGGCGATCTGCTGACCCGCGTCGTGGCCCGGGACGCCGGTCATCTCGAAGACGTCATCCAGCGCCTGATCCAGCTCCCGGGCGTGGTGCGCACCCGCACCGAGGTGGCCCTGCGCGAGCGGGTGCCGCACCGGCTGCTGCCGCTGGTGGAGGCGGTGGGGCGGGCTGCCGGAGCGCAGAAGGAGCAGGAGAGCGGCACCGGCGCGCATTCCCGCTGA
- a CDS encoding NHLP family bacteriocin export ABC transporter peptidase/permease/ATPase subunit, whose protein sequence is MTAPPASSAPPQLPPPGRGRHRPESAPAGRRRARQAPKAKRARTVRSPTVLQMEALECGAASLAMVLAHHGRHVPLEELRIACGVSRDGSRASNVLKAARSYGLTAKGMQMEPAALAEVRAPAILFWEFNHYVVYDGIGRRFGRRGVYINDPDKGRRFVPAEDFDTSFTGVVLVLEPGDGFRRGGRRPGVLGALPARLRGTTGTMLVALLASLLLVAVGATLPALSRTYIDTFLIGDQTSLLGVLFTAMGTMVALTAALTWLQQANLLRGRMISSTLGGARFFRHLLRLPVTFFAQRSPADLVQRLQSNDAVAETLARDLTAAGVDGVVVLLYAFLLWTYDPQLTVIGVGIALLNVVAMRVVVRLRATRTQKLRADSARLTNTSYTGLQLIETMKATGGEDGYFRRWAGQHATTLEEQQRLGVPSAWLGVVAPLLATLNSALILWIGGLRAVEGHLSIGLLVAFQALVTRFTAPVTRLNSVAGRIQDFAADVARLKDVENFPVDALYTRDGPEHSTRRLKGHVTLDDITFGYSPLDAPLLTGFSLSVGPGQQVALVGGSGSGKSTVSRLISGLYTPWEGTIRIDGQRLEDISRSALAASVSFVDQDVFLFEGTVRDNVALWDPSVPDDAVVAALQDAALYEVVARRPGGIHGRVEQDGRNFSGGQRQRLEIARALVRRPSILVLDEVTSALDAETEQVIIDNLRRRGCACVVIAHRLSTVRDSDEIVVLDHGAVVERGRHEELLAAGGAYAELVKEH, encoded by the coding sequence GTGACCGCACCACCCGCCTCCTCCGCGCCCCCGCAGCTCCCGCCCCCCGGCCGCGGCCGCCACCGCCCCGAGAGCGCACCGGCGGGCAGGCGCCGTGCCCGGCAGGCGCCGAAGGCGAAGCGGGCGAGGACCGTGCGCAGCCCCACCGTCCTCCAGATGGAGGCCCTGGAGTGCGGCGCCGCCTCGCTGGCGATGGTGCTCGCGCACCACGGCCGCCATGTGCCGCTGGAGGAGCTGCGCATCGCGTGCGGCGTCTCGCGCGACGGCTCGCGGGCCAGCAACGTACTGAAGGCCGCCCGCAGTTACGGGCTCACGGCCAAGGGCATGCAGATGGAGCCCGCCGCGCTGGCGGAGGTGCGCGCGCCCGCCATCCTGTTCTGGGAGTTCAACCACTACGTCGTCTACGACGGCATCGGCCGCCGCTTCGGGCGGCGGGGCGTGTACATCAACGACCCCGACAAGGGCCGCAGGTTCGTGCCCGCCGAGGACTTCGACACCAGCTTCACCGGTGTCGTCCTGGTCCTCGAACCAGGTGACGGATTCCGGCGCGGCGGCCGCCGGCCCGGGGTGCTCGGCGCGCTGCCCGCGCGGCTGCGGGGCACCACCGGCACGATGCTGGTCGCGCTCCTCGCCAGCCTGCTGCTCGTGGCGGTCGGAGCGACGCTGCCCGCGCTGAGCCGCACCTACATCGACACCTTTCTGATCGGTGATCAGACCTCCCTGCTGGGCGTGCTGTTCACGGCCATGGGCACCATGGTGGCGCTCACCGCCGCGCTGACCTGGCTCCAGCAGGCCAACCTGCTGCGCGGGCGCATGATCTCGTCGACGCTCGGCGGCGCCCGCTTCTTCCGGCACCTGCTCCGGCTGCCGGTGACGTTCTTCGCCCAGCGCAGCCCCGCCGACCTCGTCCAGCGGCTCCAGTCCAACGACGCGGTGGCCGAGACCCTGGCCCGCGACCTCACCGCGGCGGGCGTCGACGGCGTCGTGGTGCTGCTCTACGCCTTCCTGCTGTGGACCTACGACCCGCAGCTCACCGTCATCGGGGTGGGTATCGCGCTGCTCAACGTGGTCGCGATGCGTGTGGTGGTGCGCCTGCGGGCCACCCGTACCCAGAAGCTGCGGGCCGACAGTGCCCGGCTGACCAACACCTCGTACACCGGCCTCCAGTTGATCGAGACGATGAAGGCGACCGGTGGCGAGGACGGCTACTTCCGCCGCTGGGCGGGGCAGCACGCCACCACCCTGGAGGAGCAGCAGCGCCTCGGGGTGCCGAGCGCGTGGCTGGGCGTCGTCGCCCCGCTGCTCGCCACGCTCAACAGCGCGCTGATCCTGTGGATCGGCGGGCTGCGGGCGGTCGAGGGGCACCTCTCGATCGGGCTGCTCGTGGCGTTCCAGGCGCTGGTGACCCGCTTCACCGCGCCGGTCACCCGGCTGAACTCGGTGGCGGGCCGGATCCAGGACTTCGCGGCGGATGTGGCCCGCCTCAAGGACGTGGAGAACTTCCCGGTGGACGCGCTGTACACACGCGACGGGCCGGAGCACAGCACCCGCAGGCTCAAGGGCCATGTGACGCTCGACGACATCACCTTCGGCTACAGCCCGCTGGACGCGCCGCTGCTCACCGGCTTCTCGCTGTCCGTGGGGCCGGGGCAGCAGGTGGCGCTCGTCGGCGGCTCCGGCAGCGGCAAGTCGACGGTGTCCCGGCTCATTTCGGGCCTCTACACGCCGTGGGAGGGCACGATCCGCATCGACGGGCAGCGCCTGGAGGACATCTCCCGCAGCGCGCTCGCCGCCTCGGTCTCCTTCGTCGACCAGGACGTCTTCCTCTTCGAGGGCACCGTGCGGGACAACGTGGCGCTGTGGGACCCGTCGGTTCCGGACGACGCGGTCGTCGCCGCTCTTCAGGACGCGGCCCTGTACGAGGTCGTCGCCCGCCGCCCGGGAGGCATCCACGGCCGGGTCGAGCAGGACGGCCGCAACTTCTCCGGCGGGCAGCGCCAGCGCCTGGAGATCGCCCGCGCCCTGGTACGCCGCCCCAGCATCCTGGTCCTCGACGAGGTCACCAGCGCCCTGGACGCGGAGACCGAGCAGGTCATCATCGACAATCTGCGCCGGCGCGGCTGCGCCTGCGTCGTGATCGCCCACCGGCTGAGCACGGTCCGCGACAGCGACGAGATCGTGGTCCTGGACCACGGCGCCGTCGTGGAGCGCGGCCGGCACGAGGAACTCCTCGCGGCGGGCGGGGCGTACGCCGAGCTGGTCAAGGAGCACTGA
- a CDS encoding chitinase, with product MLGRMLRLAGAGLTLALAAQLPAAAAPAAPQGDTCAVKSKPAGKVLQGYWENWDGASNGVHPPFGWTPITDSRIAAHGYNVINAAFPVIRSDGTALWEDGMDATVKVATPAQMCAAKESGQTILLSIGGAAAGIDLSSSAVADRFVATVVPILKKYNFDGIDIDIETGLVGSGNIGQLSTSQANLVRIIDGVLAQMPSNFGLTMAPETAYVTGGSVAYGSIWGAYLPIVKKYADNGRLWWLNMQYYNGSMYGCSGDSYSAGTVQGFTAQTDCLNKGLVVQGTTIRVPYDKQVPGLPAQPGAGGGYMAPSLVSQAWNRYGGALKGLMTWSINWDGSKGWTFGNNVKALQGR from the coding sequence ATGCTCGGTCGGATGTTACGTCTCGCGGGAGCGGGCCTGACGCTGGCACTCGCCGCGCAGTTGCCCGCCGCGGCCGCGCCCGCCGCACCCCAGGGCGACACCTGCGCGGTGAAGTCGAAGCCCGCGGGCAAGGTGCTCCAGGGCTACTGGGAGAACTGGGACGGCGCCTCCAACGGCGTCCACCCGCCGTTCGGCTGGACCCCGATCACCGACTCCCGTATCGCCGCGCACGGTTACAACGTCATCAACGCGGCGTTCCCCGTCATCCGCTCCGACGGCACCGCGCTGTGGGAGGACGGGATGGACGCGACCGTGAAGGTCGCCACCCCGGCACAGATGTGCGCGGCCAAGGAGTCCGGGCAGACGATCCTGCTGTCCATCGGCGGGGCGGCGGCCGGGATCGACCTGAGCTCCAGTGCGGTCGCGGACAGGTTCGTCGCGACGGTCGTACCCATCCTCAAGAAGTACAACTTCGACGGAATCGACATCGACATCGAGACCGGTCTGGTGGGCAGCGGAAATATCGGCCAACTCTCCACCTCCCAGGCGAACCTGGTCCGCATCATTGATGGCGTCCTCGCCCAAATGCCCTCGAACTTCGGGCTCACGATGGCGCCGGAGACCGCATACGTCACGGGCGGCAGCGTCGCATACGGGTCGATCTGGGGCGCATATCTGCCCATCGTGAAGAAATACGCGGACAACGGCCGGCTGTGGTGGCTGAACATGCAGTACTACAACGGCAGCATGTACGGCTGCTCCGGCGACTCGTACTCGGCGGGAACCGTCCAGGGCTTCACCGCCCAGACGGACTGCCTCAACAAGGGCCTGGTCGTCCAGGGCACCACCATCCGGGTCCCCTACGACAAGCAGGTCCCGGGCCTGCCCGCGCAGCCGGGCGCCGGGGGCGGCTATATGGCGCCGAGCCTGGTGTCGCAGGCGTGGAACCGCTACGGCGGCGCGCTGAAGGGCCTGATGACCTGGTCGATCAACTGGGACGGGTCCAAGGGCTGGACGTTCGGCAACAACGTGAAGGCGCTGCAAGGACGCTGA
- a CDS encoding type A2 lantipeptide, whose amino-acid sequence MNITPQVETREISDADLDNVSGGLVGTALGNVTGTADSLLPVSGIVGSVTGLVESTTGVNTGAVTGLASGLVAGL is encoded by the coding sequence ATGAACATCACCCCCCAGGTCGAGACCCGCGAGATCTCCGACGCCGACCTCGACAACGTGTCCGGCGGCCTCGTCGGCACCGCGCTCGGCAACGTGACCGGCACCGCCGACTCGCTCCTCCCGGTCTCGGGCATCGTGGGCTCGGTCACGGGTCTGGTCGAGTCGACCACCGGCGTGAACACCGGCGCCGTCACCGGTCTGGCCTCCGGCCTCGTCGCCGGTCTCTGA
- a CDS encoding tellurite resistance/C4-dicarboxylate transporter family protein, whose protein sequence is MTRPPGPWWAELPPAAGSAVMATGIVSIGLHLVGHETFSRAALALAGAVWVVLAADFSARFLRDRPRWHAEADTPPALTAVAATAVLGTRLSALGWQPAAAALLALAAALWPGLLYSVVRHWKRRMPGGAFLVCVATQGLAVPAATLAAMGEGDWLARAALVVFCLGVLLYGEALVRFDFRQVWTGAGDQWIAGGALAISALAGSKLTASPLWTGDAHHALRTATLVLLGLGLAWYAVLLTAEVVRPRPHYDVRRWATVFPLGMTAVAALSTAAAAHVKGLHTLGVVLLWVAVAAWLLTLAGFLVTRAGGGAGRAPGNGASATATEPAATPPR, encoded by the coding sequence GTGACCCGTCCTCCCGGCCCCTGGTGGGCCGAACTCCCCCCGGCGGCCGGCTCCGCCGTCATGGCGACCGGCATCGTCTCCATCGGTCTGCACCTCGTCGGCCACGAGACCTTCTCGCGCGCCGCCCTCGCGCTGGCCGGCGCCGTGTGGGTGGTGCTCGCCGCCGACTTCTCGGCCCGGTTCCTGCGCGACCGCCCGCGCTGGCACGCGGAGGCCGACACCCCGCCCGCCCTGACGGCCGTCGCGGCCACGGCCGTGCTGGGCACCCGGCTCTCGGCGCTCGGCTGGCAGCCGGCGGCCGCCGCCCTGCTCGCGCTGGCCGCCGCGCTCTGGCCCGGACTGCTGTACTCGGTCGTACGCCACTGGAAGCGGCGGATGCCCGGCGGGGCGTTCCTGGTGTGCGTCGCCACCCAGGGGCTCGCGGTGCCGGCGGCCACGCTCGCCGCCATGGGCGAGGGCGACTGGCTCGCCCGGGCGGCCCTCGTGGTCTTCTGCCTCGGGGTGCTGCTCTACGGGGAGGCGCTGGTCCGGTTCGACTTCCGGCAGGTGTGGACCGGGGCGGGCGACCAGTGGATCGCGGGCGGCGCACTGGCGATCTCGGCGCTGGCCGGCTCGAAGCTGACCGCGTCGCCGCTGTGGACCGGGGACGCCCACCACGCCCTGCGCACGGCCACCCTGGTCCTGCTCGGCCTCGGTCTCGCCTGGTACGCCGTCCTGCTGACGGCGGAGGTGGTCAGACCCCGGCCGCACTACGACGTACGGCGCTGGGCGACCGTCTTCCCGCTGGGGATGACGGCCGTGGCCGCGCTGTCCACCGCCGCGGCCGCGCACGTCAAGGGGCTGCACACGCTGGGCGTGGTGCTTTTGTGGGTCGCGGTGGCGGCGTGGCTGCTGACGCTGGCCGGTTTCCTGGTGACCAGGGCGGGCGGGGGAGCCGGGCGGGCGCCGGGGAACGGCGCCTCCGCGACCGCCACGGAACCCGCCGCTACGCCACCACGGTGA
- a CDS encoding cupin has product MQDLAALAEEHLAKARLASHGRSAHLIVHDGALRQSVIALTSDSELDEHNAPLSATLQVLRGHVRLTSNSGNKELRAGELCEIPKERHGLLALEDSAVLLTAVTVVA; this is encoded by the coding sequence ATGCAGGACCTCGCAGCGCTCGCGGAGGAGCACCTGGCCAAGGCACGCCTCGCCTCACACGGCCGCAGCGCCCATCTCATCGTGCACGACGGCGCGCTGCGGCAGAGCGTGATCGCGCTGACCTCGGACTCCGAGCTCGACGAGCACAACGCGCCGCTCTCGGCCACTCTTCAGGTGCTGCGCGGCCATGTACGGCTGACGTCCAACAGCGGCAACAAGGAGCTCCGCGCGGGCGAGCTCTGCGAGATCCCCAAGGAGCGCCACGGCCTGCTGGCCCTGGAGGACTCGGCGGTGCTCCTGACGGCCGTCACCGTGGTGGCGTAG